One segment of Belonocnema kinseyi isolate 2016_QV_RU_SX_M_011 chromosome 7, B_treatae_v1, whole genome shotgun sequence DNA contains the following:
- the LOC117176564 gene encoding integrin-linked protein kinase homolog pat-4-like yields the protein MEDVFQWCREGNAMQVRVWLDDTEHDMNQGDDHGFSPLHWCCKEGHTKLAELLVSRGARINATNRGDDTPLHLASAHGHKDIVQMLLKNRADVNVTNEHGNTALHYACFWGDQAVAEELVAAGALVSIANKDGDTPLDKARGPMAKILHDLAVEFGQDLKKIQFKDQSWLGLKTRSRDATLSRHKGINMSDLSLHTELANTPSGETWRGRWQNNDIVVKFLNLRDCSARISRDFNDEFPKLRIFSHPNILPVLACVNQPPRLATVSQYMPRGSLHRLLHGGTGVVVDTARALRLALDVARAMAFLHGLERQNRCRYFLNSKHVMIDEDLTARVNMADFKFSFQEIGRIYEPAWMS from the exons ATGGAGGATGTATTTCAATGGTGTCGAGAGGGAAATGCGATGCAAGTTCGGGTCTGGTTAGATGACACTGAACACGACATGAATCAAGG AGATGACCATGGATTTAGCCCTTTACACTGGTGCTGCAAAGAAGGTCATACAAAATTGGCAGAGTTGCTCGTTAGCAGAGGAGCACGCATAAACGCAACGAACAGAGGAGATGATACACCATTGCACCTAGCATCAGCACATGGTCACAAAGATATCGTGCAAATG TTACTCAAAAATCGAGCAGACGTAAATGTAACAAACGAACATGGAAATACAGCATTACATTATGCCTGCTTCTGGGGAGACCAAGCCGTTGCTGAAGAATTGGTAGCTGCCGGAGCCTTGGTTTCGATTGCCAATAAAGATGGCGACACTCCGCTGGATAAAGCTAGAGGTCCAATGGCCAAAATATTACATG ATCTAGCGGTTGAGTTTGGAcaggatttaaagaaaattcaatttaaggaCCAAAGCTGGCTCGGTCTAAAAACCAGAAGTC GTGATGCAACTCTTTCGAGGCACAAGGGAATCAACATGTCAGATTTGTCCCTCCATACCGAATTAGCAAACACTCCAAGTGGAGAAACCTGGCGTGGTCGCTGGCAGAATAATGACATCGTCGTTAAGTTCCTAAACTTGCGTGATTGCTCTGCAAGAATATCGAGAGACTTCAATGACGAGTTTccaaaattgagaatattttcaCATCCCAATATTCTGCCAGTCCTTGCTTGTGTGAATCAGCCTCCAAGATTAGCAACAGTTTCTCAGTATATGCCACGAGGCAGCTTGCATCGGCTTTTGCATGGAGGAACTGGCGTTGTGGTTGACACAGCCAGGGCGCTACGATTAGCTCTCGATGTTGCTCGAGCCATGGCTTTCCTTCATG GTTTGGAAAGACAGAACAGATGTCGATATTTTCTGAATAGTAAACATGTGATG ATCGACGAGGATTTAACAGCTCGTGTAAATATGGccgattttaaattttccttccaAGAAATTGGCCGAATTTACGAACCTGCTTGGATGTCT